Genomic DNA from Candidatus Rokuibacteriota bacterium:
CACCTCGCGCCCCTCGGGCCGGGTCAGGTCGAGGGCGAGGCTCTTCTTGTTCCGCGAATCGAGGAGCCAGGCGTAGTTGTGCTCGCTCAGCGGCATCCCGGGCAGCCCGAGGAGCTGACGGTAGGGATCGCCCGCGCGGGGCGACTCGACCTTGATGACCTCGGCCCCGAAGTCGGCCATGATCGTCGCCGCGGCGGGAGCGGCGATCCACGTGCCGACGTCGAGGACCCTGATGCCGTCAAGGACGCGTCCGCCTGCGCTCATTCACGCCTCCCGCCGCTTCGGGCCACTCGCTTCGAGTCCGAGCCCGCGAACACGGTGCGCCAAGCTTAGCCAGACTGAAGTTCACTGGTCAAGAACGGCCTTGACTACGCCGCCGGGGTTGGCCTAAAGTCTGTCTACTTCAATCGTCCATGAGGAGGCTTACTATGGCGAAGATCCTGAAGTGCGGCGATGTTGCGCCTGGCTGCAACGCCGTTCTCGAGGGGAAGGATATGGCTGAACTCATGGCGAAGGCCGCTGAACACGCCAAGACCGTCCACGGGATGACGACAATCCCGCCCGAGCTGGCGGCGAAGGTGCAAGCCGCGATCAAGGACAAGTAGCCCGCGTCCGTATCGTCCTCGGGATATCGCTCCCCGGCCGCCCCTTCAAGATGTTGGATGTGTCGAAGGGCGGGCCGGACGCTAACTGGAAGCTCACCTCTACGCCTCCGAGCCTTGCCCCGCGCCTCAGCCAGCCAGGAGAGCCGGGCGGGCTCAGGTGCACACATCCCAGGCGAACTCCGTAAGGTAAATACCTCCCCGCGACCTGGGGCTTCTTTCTCCCCTCCTCAAGGGTTTCAACGGGTTGTTCTCGAACACCTATCGCGTAGCCTTGCTTTGGCAAGAAGCTGGCAATCAAGGACAACGTCTGCGTCGCCGGGATCCCCATGATGAACGGCTCCAACGTCCTGGAGGGATTTGTGCCCGATCAGGATGCCACGATCGTGACGCGCATTCTCGATGCGGGCGGTGAGATCGCGGGCAAGGCCGTCTGCGAGCACCTCTGCTTCTCGGGCGGCAGCCATACCTCTGACACCGGACCTGTCCTGAACCCCCACGACCCGAAA
This window encodes:
- a CDS encoding DUF1059 domain-containing protein; amino-acid sequence: MAKILKCGDVAPGCNAVLEGKDMAELMAKAAEHAKTVHGMTTIPPELAAKVQAAIKDK